The Erythrolamprus reginae isolate rEryReg1 chromosome 3, rEryReg1.hap1, whole genome shotgun sequence genome contains a region encoding:
- the CFAP144 gene encoding cilia- and flagella-associated protein 144, with protein sequence MAAFKGGVKEPLDPVSQNKIFTETVQKELRCQRLHTEYAVNPLLKVHAFTGKPASWHDNLEEPEDTKFLKLIHHAALEPPKKYSEPQTTSQEIGWFSTPLIAIDRNDHRLHFPSRSTEISRYMEALWHLNEMTKSK encoded by the exons ATGGCTGCGTTTAAAGGGGGCGTAAAGGAACCATTGGACCCAGTAAGCCAGAACAAGATCTTCACAGAGACGGTCCAGAAGGAGCTGCGATGCCAGCGGCTACATACCGAGTATGCGGTAAACCCGCTCCTGAAAG TTCATGCTTTTACTGGGAAACCTGCCTCTTGGCATGATAACTTGGAGGAACCtgaagata CTAAATTCCTGAAGCTTATTCATCATGCTGCACTTGAGCCACCCAAGAAATATTCAGAACCACAAACCACAAGTCAGGAAATTGGTTGGTTTTCCACACCATTG ATCGCTATCGACCGAAACGATCATAGGCTGCACTTCCCAAGTCGGAGCACTGAAATCAGCAGGTACATGGAGGCTCTGTGGCACCTGAATGAGATGACCAAAAGCAAATAG